Proteins from a single region of Numenius arquata chromosome Z, bNumArq3.hap1.1, whole genome shotgun sequence:
- the TOPORS gene encoding E3 ubiquitin-protein ligase Topors yields the protein MAEPLRRLAEGARRRPPGEERREAAGSGRCRTRHRLKAAAAPARRGSEGPAANMTSADKEFSEESNFSPKASTSKLPTDASPDSKCPICLDRFDNVAYLDRCLHRFCFRCVQEWSKNKAECPLCKQPFFSIFHTIRAEDDFKEYILSPLENSSFSSPDGRRFRYRTTLTGERRSSSYPSRRTLSPPDNGILFEGLSSEPVRQRDGEIQQMLRRLASRRQASAEGRSLRQIQEEDMINFRRALYRTGVRIRSIQDGGRYRDISAEFFRRNPACLHRLVPWLKRELTVLFGAHGSLVNIVQHIIMSNVTRYDLESQAFADDLKPFLLNRTEHFLHEFISFARCPFNLEAYDQHANYDCPAPSYDEGSQSDSSIITISPDVAYSQGPDNSLSVTGLDQAPWDDETPGPSYSVSEEVRATIASPLEMSESSDEDSATKSQRAKPQTQLGANADSNGSDSSSDNCVIVGYVKPLAERTPEVVELSSDSEESIREEKKEDVKKEEPIQCRSWSDSESSRSFSPHSPAYKEHVGSCRSCLSPAVEKTESKDDEKNKCKVKDLSPRHLSWSPSPGSDTICSPWNHRLSKKGKSRSPQSCSRSSRGSHGHRSRKEHHSKSQSKRKRSRSRDSSKHRSKRSSKRSRAHGSKAPLKSQRGSLSRESTPSREVSRSRSRSKGHSKRRSRSRDGDRYYVRDSYQSRYQWGYAFCSRKAFGDSYESSSRRRTQSFYSRQSASPEYRIRSFIERTDPHSQRGGRERHYYCYERCRSRSRSSDRSRTPSGGTGRMKSEKPGGKRKYKTRHLENAFMESTSLERENDPKKTFSKFSDCYKNEDSLSDNRASSETKRKKKKKKMRSPSVEIVYEGKVTDTTRHLKKKKKKHKKKHRKHHMSNSSHSSPVVITIDSDSSKEPENTECDSSINWAGTTQINERQNESPSSFLGRTGCEDVYRVGEETEVAAKKHSIPTRSGDLDSDIRNADVKLQETAADQSLTTADTSSNTPHTETVTSYVEEAPAALSSQLPSPRTSFLECPERQPLILTLPKRLVNRSSWFDFSEEKM from the exons atggccGAGCCCTTACGGCGCCTggcggagggcgcccgccgccgcccgccgggggAGGAGCGACGGGAGGCTGCCGGCTCCGGGCGCTGCCGGACGCGACACCGGCTGAAGGCGGCCGCGGCCCCAGCCCGCAGGGGGAGCGAGGGCCCGGCGGCG AACATGACTTCAGCAGATAAGGAGTTTTCGGAAGAGAGCAATTTTTCGCCAAAAGCCAGCACCAGCAAGCTGCCAACAGATGCATCTCCTGATTCTAAATGCCCCATCTGCTTGGATAGATTTGACAATGTTGCATATCTAGATCGCTGCTTGCATAGGTTCTGTTTCCGCTGTGTCCAGGAGTGgtcaaaaaacaaagcagaatgtcCTCTCTGCAAGCaaccctttttttccattttccatacAATTCGTGCTGAAGATGACTTTAAGGAGTACATACTCAGCCCTTtagaaaatagctctttttcCAGCCCTGATGGCCGGAGGTTTCGTTACCGTACGACATTAACGGGGGAACGCCGCTCTAGCAGTTACCCTTCCCGAAGGACACTGTCCCCTCCAGATAACGGGATATTGTTCGAAGGGCTGTCGAGTGAACCAGTGCGGCAGCGAGATGGAGAGATTCAGCAGATGTTAAGGAGGCTGGCCTCAAGGAGGCAGGCTAGCGCAGAGGGCAGGTCTCTGCGGCAgattcaggaggaggacatgatCAACTTCCGCAGAGCTCTGTACCGTACTGGCGTGCGTATTCGTAGTATTCAGGATGGTGGCCGTTATCGAGACATTTCAGCAGAATTTTTCCGCCGCAACCCTGCTTGCCTTCACAGGTTGGTTCCTTGGTTGAAGCGAGAACTTACAGTCCTCTTTGGTGCCCATGGATCTTTGGTTAATATTGTACAGCACATTATCATGAGTAATGTGACTAGGTATGATCTAGAAAGTCAGGCCTTTGCTGACGATTTGAAGCCATTTTTGCTGAATCGGACTGAACACTTCTTACATGAATTCATCAGTTTTGCCCGTTGTCCTTTTAACCTAGAAGCATATGATCAACATGCCAATTATGACTGCCCTGCACCATCATATGATGAAGGAAGCCAGTCAGACTCATCAATTATTACAATATCTCCAGATGTGGCATATTCTCAAGGGCCAGATAACAGTTTGTCTGTGACTGGTCTTGATCAGGCTCCGTGGGATGATGAAACTCCGGGGCCTTCCTATTCTGTTTCAGAAGAGGTTCGTGCAACAATAGCTTCTCCTCTGGAGATGTCAGAAAGTTCCGATGAGGACTCTGCTACAAAGAGTCAAAGAGCCAAACCACAAACTCAGTTAGGGGCTAATGCTGACTCAAACGGCAGTGACTCTTCCTCGGACAATTGTGTTATTGTTGGGTATGTTAAGCCATTGGCTGAGAGGACACCAGAAGTGGTTGAGCTGTCCTCGGACTCTGAGGAGTCcatcagggaagagaaaaaggaagatgtgAAGAAAGAGGAGCCAATCCAGTGTCGCAGCTGGAGTGACAGTGAATCAAGCAGGAGTTTCTCGCCACATTCCCCTGCATACAAGGAGCATGTGGGTAGTTGTAGAAGCTGCTTGTCTCCTGCAGTTGAGAAGACAGAGTCAAAAGATGATGAGAAGAATAAATGTAAGGTGAAAGATCTGTCTCCACGGCACTTAAGCTGGAGCCCTTCCCCAGGGAGTGATACAATATGCTCCCCTTGGAATCACAGATTGTCTAAAAAGGGAAAGTCCAGGAGCCCACAGTCCTGTTCACGGAGCAGTCGAGGCAGTCATGGCCATCGGTCTAGGAAGGAGCATCATAGCAAAAGCCAATCTAAAAGAAAACGATCAAGAAGCAGAGATAGTAGCAAACATAGGAGCAAAAGAAGTAGCAAGAGGTCAAGGGCTCATGGCTCCAAAGCCCCTCTGAAAAGCCAGAGAGGCTCTCTAAGTCGTGAGAGCACTCCATCCAGAGAAGTAAGCAGATCACGATCACGTAGCAAAGGCCACAGCAAAAGGAGATCAAGAAGCAGAGACGGGGATCGTTATTATGTAAGAGATAGTTATCAGAGTAGATACCAGTGGGGTTATGCTTTCTGTAGTCGAAAGGCATTTGGAGACAGCTATGAATCCTCcagcaggaggaggactcagTCCTTCTACTCAAGGCAATCTGCTAGTCCGGAATACAGGATACGATCTTTTATTGAAAGGACAGATCCACATAGCCAAAGGGGAGGCCGTGAGAGACACTATTACTGTTATGAAAGATGCAGGTCAAGGAGTCGATCAAGCGACAGGTCAAGGACCCCTTCTGGAGGAACAGGCAGAATGAAAAGTGAAAAGCCGGGTGGGAAAAGGAAGTATAAAACTCGCCACTTGGAGAATGCATTCATGGAGAGCACAAGtctagaaagagaaaatgacCCCAAGAAAACATTCTCAAAATTTAGTGACTGCTACAAAAATGAAGATAGCCTTTCAGACAATCGAGCAAGCAGTGAGACAAAgcgtaagaaaaagaaaaaaaagatgaggagTCCGAGTGTGGAAATAGTCTATGAAGGAAAAGTGACAGACACAACAAggcatcttaaaaagaaaaagaaaaagcataagaaGAAACACCGGAAACACCACATGAGTAACTCATCGCATTCTTCTCCAGTGGTGATTACAATTGATAGTGATAGTAGCAAGGAGCCAGAAAATACCGAATGTGACAGCAGTATTAATTGGGCAGGCACAACTCAGATAAATGAGAGGCAAAatgagtctccatcttcttttctgGGAAGGACAGGATGTGAAGATGTTTACAGAGTCGGTGAGGAAACTGAAGTAGCGGCCAAAAAGCACAGTATTCCTACCAGAAGTGGAGACTTAGATAGTGACATTAGAAATGCTGATGTCAAACTTCAAGAAACAGCAGCTGATCAGAGTCTTACCACAGCGGATACCAGCAGTAACACCCCTCACACAGAAACTGTAACCAGCTACGTTGAAGAAGCACCAGCAGCGCTTTCCAGTCAACTGCCTTCCCCCAGGACTTCGTTCCTAGAGTGTCCAGAGAGACAACCATTGATACTAACACTGCCAAAGAGACTTGTCAACAGATCTTCTTGGTTtgatttctcagaagaaaaaatgtaG